Genomic segment of Drosophila simulans strain w501 chromosome 2R, Prin_Dsim_3.1, whole genome shotgun sequence:
ATGCTCTGCGGGTTGTCCACCTCGCCCTTGAAGTATCGCCCATTTAAGTTgctgttaaataaaaaaaaaattactctTTACATATTATGTAccttaaaaattgtaaaatttaaaatttttgaaaaccaGAAAAATATCTAGCTTTGCCAAGCCGAGGCTTAAATACCCTTGCACTACATATTATGTACAAACTATTAATAATACAATCACTTTTcgatcaaaaacaacaaatatacGATGTGTTTTTTCTCGTcttcaattaaatgtttgtaatttatatgaaaatatatattgtaaacaatATATTGTGTATGTACCGAATTAAAATACTATGATGAAAAACCATATGTGTagatttgattatttttcgatttttatatGATGGGAATATGATATAGTAGTTCAATCTGGACTAACTCAATAGAAAGAATATTTTTGGGAAAGTTTCAGTTTAAAACTGAAAGATTAATTTACTTAGAAAacgacagacggacatggctataTCACTCGACTcttgatatgatatgatatgatttgATATATATGGATACAAAAgagtatttcttattttttgaaCACAATGCtggttaaatatttcatatttttttaatcaCATTTGCTTTTAATAGAAAAACTTATAAGATCAAAGTATCAAATTTATATCTTCTGTTTTTCCAAAGATAAAGATATCAATATCACTTTACGGAGTTATCATTTTGAAGGGTGACGGAAATACCTATTTTAATATGACTAACTATACAACAAGTCAAAGCATAGTATCACAGACAAGACTTATTTAAGATATGATAAGTATTCAAATACTGACAAGTTCTATTAGTAATCaagataattaattaaataaagtgtCAGTGAGATATTGATGTTTTAAGCTTCAGAAAAGTAGCTAGAGAGTACTTCTAAAATATATCCTTTAAATAGGAAATGTGGTGTGTAGATCCTTACCTGCGGGAACAGAAGTCGTACCACCAGGCTCCCTGGTGGTGCTCCGCACAGTTCATGTGCGTGAAGGCGTCATTGTCCCGGTCGTAGGTGGAGAACTTCATCTTGTCGTGGGTGCGCAGTGCATCACTGGCGTTTCCCTGGTAGTGACCCAGTAGCTTCAGTTCGTAGCCCTCCTCCTCACTGCCGATGAGGAAGTCGTCGTAGTGGGCATAGCTCGTCTCGCCGCCGAATCTCCTGATGCTGATGTACAGCTCGTGGGGCTGGGAGCTGGTCAAGCGATGCAGCTTCTCCAAGCCTATGAAGAACTCGCCGTTCAGCTTGCCGAATCCCTTGCTGTAGGCATCCCAGTTCCGGTAGAAGTTCACGGATCCGTCCAGGCGCCGCTGAATGCAAGTCCAGCCGGGTCCGGCGGCAGTTTGGCCCTCGCAGGGCACCAAGAAGGGCAGGAATCCGGGCAGGTGGATCAAATGGATGCCGGGCAATCGGCCAAAGGGCACGCAGCTGGTAGTAGCCGCCTCCCAGTCCGCCAACAGGTCGTCCTTCTTCTCCCGGAACTTTCGCTCGAAGTACACAACCTTACCCTTGAGATGCTCGATTAGAAGAGCACTGGAGCCATTCAGCTTGCGCAGCTCCGCCAGAACGTGCTGTTTCCGCTTGAGGCGCGTCTCGTACACCTTCACCTTTTGCTCCAGTTCCTTGATCTGGTCGTCCTTCTCTTTAATGGCCATGGAGAACGAAGAATTCTGGGCACTGCACACCTGGGTGAGGTTCTCGAATTTCCTCAGCAGCTCATCGTCCGTTTGGTCCTTGGTCTGCAGCTTGTTTATCTCGTTCTCCTTGTCCTTGATGGTGGCGGCACTCTCGGCTATCTTTCCCATGTAAACGTCCAGGAGATCATCCAAGTCGCCCTTGCTAATTCGAATTGTTTTGTGCTGATCGATGTGCACTTCCGCCAGTTTCTCTGGAACTGGAGCCACTGCTGTCACATTCCCGATTTGAGTTCCATTAGTCGGTGGAATCTCCTTCATGGGCGCCTTGGTAGTGGGCTTTACTTTTGAAGGAACTTGAAGAAACCAGGCTGACGGCAGCATGAGGATCAGTATAATTAAATAGTATTCCATTGCGGGTGGAGCCGTTTTCGAGCTGCGCTCAGTGAAATCAAAGTTAAACTGAAATGGCAAGCGAAATGCATTCACCAAGTTGAGCGCAAATCAGGAAACACAATAGTTAATGCCAAGCCGACTGCAGATAAGAGTTTCTGAACTTGGAGCGTGATCGTGAACTTCATGCAGCATACTTTTCCAACTGATGCCCTTTTTAATACTTAAGGCTGCAATAATATTACTTTTAGCCATCATGATAAAGATTTTGAGATGAATTCGAACTGTATCCTAACTCGTTAAGAAACTCAATAATACGAAGGctaatttaataaagttaatatattttaaagagttaaatttgtttgtatttatcAGTTTGTCTTTTATGCATAACAATCGCCACGTTACTTTCCTATTTGAATTGCGCGCTCTTCCCAGCAGCAAGTTGGCAGTCCGATAATTGCGTTTTTGGGCTGGCAACACCCTCCAGCTTCAACCAGACATTCAAGTATACAGAATTTTTCTAAAAGAAAGTTGATTGTGAATAGAGCTCTCAAGCGAATAGGATCGTCTGCGTTGAATGGAGTTAAATCCGAAATATAAGTGAAATAAATGCCCAAAGTGAAGTAAAAACTAGTGCTAACCTAGAAGCAAAGCATCCGTGAATAAGCGTAACAAAAAAGCAACTTAAAGCCAGTCTTTTTCGTGGCTTTGGCATCATCATTAATTAAGCCAACAAATTGCTGTAAAAATCGCTAACTAGCGACAGAAATCAACGGGAAAACTTCTTTCCAAGTTCAAAAATGTGTTATTCACGCGGAATTCAAGAAACGACCACCGTTTTCAACGTGGAAAAAGTGCACGGAGTTGGAACAAAGAAAGACACCCAAACTGGGGCTCCGCGGGGCAGAAAAAAGTCGAagcgcagctgcagcaacttTTCTCTACATTTACATCCACATGCATATATGTTCGTGAATAGTGTGCATCGGGTGTACAAAGAAAACGGGTCTTTGTTCTGTCCACGAATCGATGGCCATgcaacaactacaaccacATGAAGGGTGTGTATTCTTAGCTCCCTTTCCCCTTCCCCCTCCCCTGCCCATCTTCTTATCTTCCATTTGTCGTTTGCCTGCTTGTTCGTGTTTGCCCAAGGAGTCAATATGTAAACAATTATCTTACGGATTCTCTCCCTTTCAGATACATAAGTTGAATGGTACTTTTGAGTCCAACATTCATGGAAATGACTCCAAATGGAAATACATAAGaggtatgtacatatgtatgtacataggtgTGCTTGGCCTGGAAATAGGTCATCATCATCTTACATATAACACCATGTTAATCTTTAAACATATATGCAGAGATCTAAGTTTGCAGTTTCCAGTTTTTTCAATAActtacttatatttatttttaactggCCCATTATttaacatacatataaaaaatatataatattatgaaGTTGCAATGGAAGTTTTTTATAGTAAATTATGTTTTCTtgatatttgcattatttatataGTGTAACAATAGGagacatatgtacatacataaaagTTTGAAGattaaaataacttaaatttatCAATACCTAAACTTTTGATGTTGACTTTAACCACATCACCAGATGGAAGGAACCAATaccaataaaagaaaaagaaacccaTTAAAACTTTCTAACGAAATACAAGTAGTCTTAAATTGAGTTATGTGCCTAAAAATACCTAACATTATAAATTGTATCTTCCCTTTCAGTTTGAATACTTCAAACCGAGCGAAACACTGCCGAATGAGCATTGCCGATAAGAGCAAATGATGGACGATCGAAGATTCGTGATCTGGGCCGGCAGGATTTGGTATTTATGACTACTATTGCACTTGCTACCAAGCTAACGACCCACCTACTCCACCATCAACCTCAGCATTACTAAGTATATCCCAGGCAGTGTAAAAGCGTATCATGCTACCAACCATATTGTCAATATCCTATGAGCATATATCGTTAGATCGTAAGTGTCTTTGCAGGCCCACCAACAATCCaatccaaaccaaaccaaactacAACAATCATCGCCGCTAACCAAAAACTTCTTTTTATATGCCATATATATACCATGTCCATATAAACCCATAACCTGCCCAGCAACCCATGACTTATGAAGCCTTCGCCTTTCAGTGTCCAAGTACCAAACCGCCTACGCCTGCGAAGGTAAGAAACTGACCATCGAGTGCGATCCCGGCGATGTGATCAACCTCATTCGGGCCAACTATGGCCGCTTCTCGATTACCATCTGCAATGACCACGGCAATGTGGAGTGGAGTGTCAACTGCATGTTTCCCAAGTCACTCAGCGTACTGAACTCAAGGTAATGCGAAGATTAATGAACTATTTCAACACAAGTCAATCAATTAAGCATCTTGAATATGTGAAAATTACCCAACTGTATTTACTGATGAACGCgtattttccccattttccagATGTGCCCACAAGCAGAGCTGCGGCGTGCTGGCAGCCACGAGCATGTTCGGCGATCCCTGTCCCGGGACCCACAAGTATCTGGAGGCGCACTACCAGTGCATAAGTGCTGCCCAAACGTCGACGACGACAAACAGGCCCAGTCCGCCGCCATGGGTGCTGAGCAATGGTCCGCCGATCTTTGGCAACGGCAGTGGGCTGATCCATCCGCCAGGAGTTGGAGCGGGTGCCCCGCCCCCGCCGCGACTTCCCACACTGCCCGGAGTGGTGGGTATTAGTGGAAATCCCGGCCTGTTCAACGTACCACCGCAACACACCGCCGTCACGCACTCCACTCCCTCGAGCAGCACGACAGCCGTGGGCGGTGGACGTTTGAAGGGTGGGGCCACCTCCACGACGACCACCAAGCATCCGGCTGGCCGCCATGATGGtctgccaccgccgccgcaactacaccaccaccacaaccaccacgGTGAAGACACTGCCTCACCCACCAAGCCGAGCAGCAAGCTGCCGGCTGGCGGTAATGCCACTTCACCGTCCAACACGAGGATACTCACGGGCGTGGGAGGTTCCGGAACCGATGACGGAACCCTACTGACCACAAAGAGCTCACCCAATCGCCCGCCGGGCACTGCGGCCAGTGGATCCGTTGTCGCCGGGAATGGCAGCGTTGTGCGCACCATCaacaatattaatttgaaCGCAGCCGGGATGTCCGGAGGCGATGACGAGTCCAAGTTGTTTTGCGGCCCCACTCATGCCCGTAATTTGTACTGGAACATGACTCGAGTGGGTGATGTGAATGTTCAACCCTGTCCTGGCGGAGCAGCCGGCATCGCCAAGTGGCGTTGCGTTCTAATGAAGCGGATGCCCGACTCCGGCTACGATGAGTACGATGATGACGCCAGTTCCACAACTCCTGCGCCCAGCGGCGGCGACTGTCtacacaacagcagcagctgcgagCCGCCGGTGAGCATGGCCCACAAGGTAAACCAGCGTCTGCGCAACTTTGAGCCCACATGGCACCCCGCGACACCTGATCTGACGCAATGCCGCAGCCTTTGGCTGAACAATCTGGAAATGCGAGTCAACCAGCGGGACTCCTCCCTGATCTCCATCGCCAACGATATGTCCGAAGTGACCAGTAGCAAAACGCTCTACGGCGGGGACATGTTGGTCACCACGAAGATTATCCAAACTGTGTCCGAGAAAATGATGCACGACAAGGAGACATTCCCGGATCAGCGACAGCGCGAGGCTATGA
This window contains:
- the LOC6733566 gene encoding fibrinogen-like protein 1, with translation MEYYLIILILMLPSAWFLQVPSKVKPTTKAPMKEIPPTNGTQIGNVTAVAPVPEKLAEVHIDQHKTIRISKGDLDDLLDVYMGKIAESAATIKDKENEINKLQTKDQTDDELLRKFENLTQVCSAQNSSFSMAIKEKDDQIKELEQKVKVYETRLKRKQHVLAELRKLNGSSALLIEHLKGKVVYFERKFREKKDDLLADWEAATTSCVPFGRLPGIHLIHLPGFLPFLVPCEGQTAAGPGWTCIQRRLDGSVNFYRNWDAYSKGFGKLNGEFFIGLEKLHRLTSSQPHELYISIRRFGGETSYAHYDDFLIGSEEEGYELKLLGHYQGNASDALRTHDKMKFSTYDRDNDAFTHMNCAEHHQGAWWYDFCSRSNLNGRYFKGEVDNPQSIYWEPWYSFRSLKSVQMLIRPKSQLELKDLPRRRRPPG